From the genome of Phlebotomus papatasi isolate M1 chromosome 2, Ppap_2.1, whole genome shotgun sequence:
aatttatatcaaattttgcgggccaagtctaccttttcatcaacaaatagatcaaattttgaatataaaatgattcaaacacacaaattacaaatttggactctcaccaacgacaattaatgtgaatcatgttaaaattttaatgtgaaagtaaCGCAGTAAAACAACAAGTTGCAACAAGTTAGAATGTGAAAATTGGGCCATAATTTATTAAACCTAAGTCGAACCTCTGCCTTTTCAGAGCAAAACATggctgtaggaaaaattttaattttggatcGTAAAggattaaagggacagataatcctaaccggcttatgtaggtgagattcttaacgtgagctaactcggagtgcatgcaaattcgatttagagctgaagttgggagacgccattcagttatcttgaataaaattcgtgaaattatacaaattttgtatttaaaccaaaatatcaaggatttggatgaactggcacaaaagtgatatatgggtgaaatgtagaccagaatgttctctataattttcccatagaacatgatctcatctattactcagaagccaagataagcgaggtttttgtttcttaactcgttttttcatccagagttccccaagtaatcatttgttgaacttcaactatatcaaagaattgttgtattttgtgggactttccatttaaaaccctattttaagtgtcttggtggagtagaggcagtcaaattggcatctgagtgatttcaaagcgttattatgggaaaaatcaattttttcacacttaaacggcaaaatcggagtgatagcgtagtatgagtggaaaatgatgtatggacgaaatgtagagacaaatgtgctctacaattatgtcgaagtaatcatcaaaatcggttcagcgacagtcgagataattgaggttatgtgatattgaaattggtttttcgactgtggcgcccctggtgttggtcccacgaagttcaaatgttctagaaagttgtagaatttggtgatatctttcgtttaagccctcattcatcaaaatcggtcacatagaaccggagatatgattttttgaattttgtgaactttgacccctcatatctccggttctgttttaaccacagcgcgcatacgcaccattttggaaacgtcctagactggactacaacatactaaaatttcattaacttgcacaatgccgtttttgagaaaagtgactttgaatttcgatgaattttgacgctatcacagcgccacctgtggtgaatttttaaacttccatctgaaagtgctcatcgagacgaaaccaaaaaggtaaaatttaggtcgctatgttaattagaaccggagatagaggccagtcaatgttcgaactttgaccccttatagctcgggtcaggggttttagatcgacttaaggttttttttgtttgataggtataatcaacggctacaacatactaaattttcagcccgatgcacaatggaatttttgagttatttaacttttaagatttaaaaattttctttttaaaaaaggcgcccctagcggtggttttatgaacttgcgatgttagaaggggaagtggcatttcacgagagctttccaaaaagccctcactttttaaattctgacaattagaaccggagtaatggccattttaagaaattttttttggacccttatagctcgggtcaggggggtcgggggaccttaagtttggtattgatggaaagctctaaggccgagctataacatactaaaatttgagtccgctgaatgccataggggcggagctattgagaaaacaaaaaaaggggggtcttcaaaatggcggaaggaggggtggggggtggggggtctatgcaccaagttgcaattttcacccgatatataacctttgccgaaaaccgcaagtcgatatcttttttagtttaggagctattaagctccaaagagcggccggccggccggccggccgggaacgtaacttagccacatatatattcggaatcaggaagtggcgaaacacattttggccaaatttgaggtcgatcggacgacatgaaattttgttaggattatagtaggtgagattgttaagaatctcacctaatatatattTCATGATgatcgccaaaattatacaagaactacgagcaaatttgattaattcgctgtgcaatagctgcaaaatttttacaatgaaaagtgaaaaattgcttcactttttattaggcttgatgggcccctgaaaaaaagctattttttatattattttaatcacATATATAGATAACCAGCTAGAACCGAATCAACGGACATTTTGATGTTTAAATTTCATTCTCTATATTTATACCTCATATATGTAGGTCAAATTCTCGAATGAAGTGAAGAAactctgaaatcaaaatgaGAAAAGCAATGCACACCATACCAGCGAACTCAGAATCTATCTgaaataaatcgaaaaaaaaattgtattcatTTAAAATACCAATTGAAATGTGATTAAGATTTCCATCTTCCTCCACGAAGTCATTAACGTAAAATGTTGGATGTTTACGGCGAATTAAAATGCCATCAAACAAATTAAATAACCTTcttatttgaaatttcattgGAATGTGTCTCGGAGTTTATCCATTTTAAGATTGAGAATCTTTCTTCTCAGATTTTGCCCACAAAAAGCTTTGAGCAAAGGCTTGAAAAGCTCCTAAAAAATGATGGTAAAATGTGTACACCAATTTATATTAGAGGCATTAGGCAAATATCTCACGGAGACGTAATTCTCTGTGTCTCGAGATTTAATTCATCTTGTCATTTGCCCACAAACGCGTAAATTTCAACCGCAAGGGTGAGAAAATTTCGTCTTTAACAATAGCACATTGATAAGCTCCGGAGTATTTGTGACGATGAGGAACAGGAAAAAAGACTCTGCTTCTCACACTTTTGTCATTTTAtgaaggaaattttctttcacgCTTTTTTCGTTGCTGTTCTTCAGCTTTTTAGTACAAGCAAAAAGAGAAGTTAAAGAGCGGATGAAGAATTCTTTGGCACTTTTGGGGGTAGATTTAAAGAAGTTTGTAGGCTTGGGTTgtaatttatgagaaaaaatgaagTCCACGTTATGACCAGTTGTAATATGAAAGAAGATGTGAATTCATCACATTGAAAAGTTTGAGGATTTTTTAAAGTCTGTCTCTTGTCTTAGAAATAACCCAGATATAAGCCATTATCCTTCCTTGgacatgaaaattgattatatTACTTAagtattttaatcattttaccGAGAAAAGCTTTTAAGACTATAAAACATAACTAAATATTAGTATacaacaaataataattttttaatgatttacatGTATGTTCTAATTAATAAACGCAAAATACAATTCACTTTAATGTTTTTTAAGCGTTTCTTGTTCTAGAATTTATGTGCAGTATATAATTGTGAAAATTTGACAcgattttctattaaataaaatgGTTAGTTTTCACTTTAATATATTCATTGAACTGtaataatatttaatgcaaaattaggTCGGGATTATTATGAAGTAatcttttaaatacaaaatttaccaTGGATATGGAATTTATCATAGAGGTTATctcaaaatattgcaaaattgaaaACTCCAATGGTTATTGAAATTGGAAGTGTTTTTGAGATGagtttttgcttttaaatatttctcattCCATACAAAACAAagctgtagggggaagtggggttacatttgaattggggcaactttgagATTGggctttttttcctattttaaataaactgatctttattatgatataatgaGCTCAACAAACTAattttgaagctaaattacatcaggataaggctcaattccatctaaaaatataagaaaaaatctaatttcaaagctgtccccctttaaaggtgctccacttcctcctacttataattttcttttaaaatgctgaagtgtgaaaaaataaagGACTTTTATGTCTCAAATTAATGACCGCgtataaaatggtaaatttaagAACTAACCTATATCCATTCCTCATTCAGTGAGGTTGTTTACTCAAGTTATCTAGAGAAGACTCAAAAAGTCTTCCGTCAAGCTGAATTACTCCCTCTTAAATACACCTTTCAGTTCAAGAGATAAAAATCCTAGAAAAATGATGCCTTAcaaaaataatggtcaaaccTCTTTCACACTTTCTCAGGAGCTTTTGCTGTGCTTTTCACAGTCTTCTCATCATCATTCTGGCCACCTGAGTACTGTGAATTTATCTCTCCGGTTTTTAATTACCCCAAAACCTGCTGAGAacttttaataagaaatttcactaaaattccGAGATgagaaattgtttcttgggtgcTAAGTGGTAATACCAGTAAATATTTGCGGagattttggtaaatttttaatttaaagtttcaTTACAAGTTTAATCTTCCTCAAAAGGGCAATTTAGgcttttttatcacaatttgagaaaagtataaaaaatgagaaaaaaagaattaaagttttcttgtcagaaaattatataaacttatatataaatatacataaattaaaaaaaaataaaaataaacagatAAACTTAGATcagtttattgtaggtgagattcttaaggtGAGTAAAttcggattgcatgcaaattcgattttcggacaaaaattacttatcagttaATAACcgcagttcattaccggtttacaaccgattggaaccgatttataaatcactcaaaatatttcctaaaatacacctcagtagctatttaattgaatttggtataaaaattagttattggttatgaaccggttcattaccgtttaaaaccgattggaacctgttaagttttatcggaaatttcaaaaccttttcaaagAGCTTAAATATGCCccaattcggttgataaatgcgctatCTAGTCTTATTAATCTCTgcccttgaaaaatcgttattaggaatgattcaactgtattttcAGATATGTGGGGAAATACTGTAttgatatgacaatgtcatatgataaattttcgtaaaaaaatccAGAGGAAGGATGATGTTTAAAGCCAGTGAGTATCAAATGGTCATTGCaaggagctctatgaagctctcaATCATGAAtcttattatcaattaatttatccTGTTTTTCccaatcaaatttttaaaatttgtcatatggccttgtcatactgttacagaattcccctaatgcccaacgcacaatatcttttgtttgtaaacatgttttcaaaatttcccatgagaatgaacgagatgactagatctagatctcactcactcttattgaattgtcaaaaacatttttactaaacaaaacttattgtgcctTGGGCATAATAgtcaaatgtccgcctgggtaatctctaaaaaatatccaaaaatgagaaaaaaaattcgtaCTACGCGTTTTCcagtaatcccaaaaaacatggttttcgaGGGAGAGGTacaatgaggggcatgttaacgattatagagtcgacttatggggggtcccccttagatctcaagtcgctatctctaaccgtttgtccTCTAGAGCCggtgacagccggacggacaaacgGACAAACCGTGTGCCGACATTTCTTAGAAATCGTCTAAAACGCAAAGTTTTGTTGAGAAAGTGGTTCCCGGAGGGTGGGAGGTGGAAATAGGGGGGGGGGGAGTGAAAAATCCAGgtattatatatactgctctcaccgtggagttcgagcagtaaaactagagtgcaaaagagtgggTCACAcattatgcaaaatgtttgaaaaggaaagggaagtaaattttaatttcatgaaatttcccaaATCTAAAAGAAGTGCCAGAGTTATTACAAAGCAATTTAGATTCCAAGATTATTTGAATATTAACAACTTATTATGTTAGTTCCCTGTAATTTCCAATAAGGTATCATATATTTTTCGAATTACATCTATAAAACATAATGAGAACAAATGAAAAGAATGGGGAGTAATGaatcagagaaaaaataattctcctcaaaatatataaaaaacaaACGCTATATGTAACTGATACATAGAGAACTgtcataatttattttcaatatagtaattgcaataaataacaaataaagggagttataaattttttaacacATTTATATTGCAAACATTAAAGAATTTCTGATTAatatttcaatagaaaattttaatgaaaatttgtggTTGCAAAGACTGGAAATGGAGGATAAATTTACACATAATTGACAGGTATTGTTGGCAActgaaaaataattaacttaTTTAGtgcaaatttcaatatttatttatacaaGGTTGTATGTATGGTGGTccccaaaaaatttttattgccgTAGCAAAATGTTATACTATCGatagaaaatttacaaataacaaggtttatattaaaatttcctatTAATCTCTCTGACATgatccatatatatatatatatgtatatttttttaatttgttgtgGTTGAAATGTTCTATATCCAGTTATTTGGGAATTTTTGCTAAAGCTcaactttaaatttattacttaaTCATGTAATAGTTGCGATTGAGATATTCTCAAGCACAAGCTAGCTATGAAATTTATAGCACCAGAGTTGAGGTCTTTTTCGCTCAGAAAAGCGTTATGGGGCCCCAAGCTTTAAAGCTCATCAATTTCCATGTGAGAAGAAGGCAGAGAAGAACGTTGGTGGCAAGAATAGCATCACTGGGTCTTCTGGGCCCACTTCATGTCGTCATCCCGTGGCCGACATCCAGTTGTATATTCAATTAGATTCTCCAGGCACGTCCAAAATCTAcggaaatgaaatttaatgtTAGTACAAGAGAGAAACACAAGCAAGATGGGACGACACTGTACGTGGTTTATTTCCCTTCATTCACAGTGTATTTCGCCGTCCCACCTCAAAATGATagtaaaagtatatttttttcaccCTCATTGTCACTGGCTATTAGATTGAGGGGCGACTAATTTCTTCATTTCAGACAGTTTCTAAGATTTTAAAGTTTATGTTTTTCGATACTTGAAAATGAGTTATGgaactaattaaaataattcaaagaaATCGATTTAGGTAAGGTATTATAagcaaaatacaataaattttatattactaATCTCTTCCATATCTACAAATTGTTCATTTAATATTACAGATACGCAATTCTAACTACTGGCATACATTGAGTACAACAGTTTAGTTTTTCCTActtctttccttttttttggttttgtttGTTACTTTTAAGAAAGAGTGCAATACATTTCAAACCTTTTCCCAAAGTAAATTtgtaattagatttttcaattatatttcttCCACATTTTCAgacaattatttataaaattaaaaatgaacaaattaaaatataagtttCATTTATATTTTCACATTCATTTATAAGCAAATATATAACCTTTTCATAGTAACTAATCAAAATTGCCTTATttgtatataaatttttgaaaaaatcttgattttaacgtattttgaaattgttaggaaaattgtttaaaaaaaaaagcatagcAAAGCGTTACATGCTccgcgaaatgctcgaactcgtgacttagatgctattcctcaaaattactttcacaacatttaccgttttacggTATTCACAATCAAattaaactgattcataaattagtcaaaaatttaataacttaTATAAGGAATTTAGGAATTTAGGAATTCATTTGGTAACtgatatttaaaaatacttttgttaAGTTTGAAAACAAAGTTAACTTTTTTGAAGCAttataattttagaaatatttttactaaCGATTCctggaaaattcgaaatttttatcATTGGTGTGTTTGGATATAGATAATCCAATTAAAACATAGATATATTGAGATCACTTAACTATATTTGTAACCACCTTTACCCTACTGGAAGTGTGTGGGCTCTACCTTTTACCCTAATTGTTTACAATAGTTCATAGCATCCCTAACTATCTAAACCTACCCTAAGTAttgttattcattttatgtcTTGGGAAAtacttcaataaatttatttatatctcCATCTTCTGGAGTCTTCTTACAAACTCCCCGCTAATACTTATTCACCaccataacaaaaaaaatcaataaatcttGTAATTATTTTGCGAAATTGAACTTCTTGAAATAATATATATACCGTATTCTATTAGGGATACAAATAAGTTCTCGCTGTTCATCGATAGCTGATGCTGTCAAAGTCTGTACGTACTGGAGGTATTTGTAACCATCGTCATAATGATCTTTATCAATAGATTGTAATTGATAGTACATTTGTTTTGGAAAACTGTAAACAACATAAAGTATAAAATGACGAGTGACGAGATGAAAAAACTCATTTGCGGGAACTTCTGTTGTTCTGATTTCGCCAAAACAAATCTGCGGCTGTAGAACATAGAAATCTTGTAGAGACTACGGCGACCATGCTCCATCAGACGCTTCAAAAAGAATAActtaatatatgtatatatacaatataatatggacaatattttgaatgaaataatattttctaattttctttaataaaacttgaattttcacaaaaaaaacagcGAGAACTTTGTTATACTCccaataaaatgtttttaatttggGAAATCTTAATTTAACTTTTGTCAATCttagtttcaaaataaaaacaattgtaAGAGTATAGAATATGATTCCAGTATGCAAAAATGGAtagtttttttaatcaaaagacccgaaaatattacttatttgcCCCAATAAGCAAAAATACAGTCCAACTTGTATGTTATCCACGCACTCAaagcctttttttcttttatcctcTCCAACAGTACtaatatattttcttcttttggAGACAAAAAGCTCTCAGTGCTATATAAAAGATGTGCTGGATGGTGGACAAACCTAATTTTCTCGAGAGGCCAATTTAGCCATCCAGTTGTTATGCAGAAATATGTTTCGTGTGGTGCTACATGGTGGATACGATGATGACGTCTAGGCAGCATTACGTGGTAGTCCTGAAGGAGCACCACCCACTTTGGCAGACCCCAATATGTGTGAGACCATTTGTGAATCTACAAGAGATCCACTTAAAATGCAATCAAATACTCAGACTATAGTCAACTCACCTGATTTGTCATTGCCACAAATATTGAACATAGAAAAAGATAGGCACTAAATGCAAAATCCTGTTGAATTTCCGCCTGAGTACGGGCTAAGAAATTGTAGGCCAACTTTCCAAGTATTGGAATGGCAATCATAAAGTTGTCACCATTTGTTTCAATAAAGTCATGACGAGTGATAGAGGTCGGATCAATGTGATGCTCCCGAAAGGGTCTCAGAAAATTCTGCAAATGAAACAATCcattgataaaaatcctatttggATTGTTGAAATAAAACTGACCTTTCCAATTATTGGTAGGTCCACAGAGCCCCAGGTATCTGCCGCCCAGTGGACCAAACCCGATCCAAAGTCTGCTGTTAGGATACCACAGAGAGCAGCTATAATCACAATGCTAACCCTCTCAAAACGAAAATGTCTTACTATGAGATAGAGGTTGAGGATCATAAGGCTAATGCAGAGCCAAACGCAGATAATTTCTTGAGTGCGTTTCCCTAAAACAGACAATTTTAGGTAAATAAACGACATGTGAATATGAAAAGTCTAAGtaatttttcagtgattttgaaatatattttttcgaaGCGATAATTTATGACATCCATCAtatatttgatgtaaaacaattaaaaggtaaactaaaaaagaaatttgaaaatatgttaataataaattatgaaaataaaacatatatataaaaaacataataattaACACTAAATGCTGTTTGTTTTTCAAacatatttgtttaaaatattacagAAATATTACATGAAATGATATCCTTTTTAGCCTATGACTTTAAAACCGGTAATAGAAATTATTGTTAATTTCATTACCAGTGTACATTATCTATTCTAACTTGTCAGGAATCCTAAGGGCTTTCCAATTATAATTTCAGACATTTTTaaacattcttttaaaaatacgcaatgaaaaaatttcatttcctgtCTAATTCAGCCCAGTCTctgaatttcattttgaaaaaccgatattagaaattattcaatGATATTCTCGTATATGGACTAAAATTTGGAGAGAAGGTATCCTCAACAAGTTACAAGATGCTCTCAAATTGTTTGGTCTTCATATTTGATAATATCCGGACGAAATAGATGAGTAGACgaacaaaaaaatgtgacaTGACCTCTCAAGATATCGTCTGATTCGTTTGATTGAGCCAGCGATGATTTTCATTATACCAAAAATCTTTTGAGTTCAAGGCCTgaatgaataataattatattatagaatattatccaaaaaaaaattcaatttgaccGATGAAGATTTGGAAATATTAGGCGAGATGCGTACAAAggcaaaaaataaatacactAAAAATGGACacatatttattaacttttcgggggagatattagggtcggaagtggtgtacaggtgaaaatgaagtgcttggaagctttggaagtgggagtgctcaaatttaaagttttttgtctaattacgtatttttttaagattacATTACTTTgag
Proteins encoded in this window:
- the LOC129801875 gene encoding plasmanylethanolamine desaturase produces the protein MDLVTLPPCSRRLEGMPQEPTPDPSVLKISSTFLTSTPIKTEQDILEKSMPEDDPNSNSEVNIVELKKGPRWGPQHKGAQELANLYSSGKRTQEIICVWLCISLMILNLYLIVRHFRFERVSIVIIAALCGILTADFGSGLVHWAADTWGSVDLPIIGKNFLRPFREHHIDPTSITRHDFIETNGDNFMIAIPILGKLAYNFLARTQAEIQQDFAFSAYLFLCSIFVAMTNQIHKWSHTYWGLPKWVVLLQDYHVMLPRRHHRIHHVAPHETYFCITTGWLNWPLEKIRFWTCLENLIEYTTGCRPRDDDMKWAQKTQ